One Asterias rubens chromosome 1, eAstRub1.3, whole genome shotgun sequence genomic region harbors:
- the LOC117290526 gene encoding protein phosphatase 1B-like isoform X2 — translation MGAFLDKPKMEKENEVGCGNGLRFALCSMQGWRVEMEDAHTAVIGLPFGLKDWSFFAVYDGHAGSKVAKYCAKNLLEEVTSNKDFKGNEKPGPNFQPTDESVKTGLRTGFLSIDKKMRDILARDNDKSGSTAVGAMLSPKSIFFANCGDSRAVLSRAGGVCFSTEDHKPSKQNEKNRIEKAGGTVMIQRVNGSLAVSRALGDFEYKNNVGMGSTEQLVSPEPDVKAIQRSRDDEFIVLACDGIWDVMSNEEVCNFVRSRLELTDNLKEVCNMVVDTCLCKGSRDNMSIIIITFENAPKISEDAMAKEAELDKTLEAKTKEIMDSFGERVGIDLVMHVMTTTEIEGLPPGGGIQAKKSTIESIVNRLNSDQKQDERCG, via the exons ATGGGGGCATTCCTAGACAAGCCCAAGATGGAGAAGGAGAACGAAGTAGGATGCGGAAACGGATTAAGATTTGCTCTGTGTAGCATGCAAGGCTGGCGGGTCGAGATGGAAGACGCACACACAGCCGTCATAGGTTTGCCTTTCGGcctcaaagactggtctttcttCGCCGTCTACGACGGTCATGCGGGTTCTAAAGTTGCTAAGTATTGCGCCAAAAACTTACTGGAGGAGGTTACTTCGAATAAGGACTTCAAAGGGAACGAAAAACCCGGCCCGAACTTTCAACCGACCGACGAGAGTGTGAAAACAGGATTGCGGACTGGCTTTCTCAGTATTGATAAGAAGATGCGCGATATCTTGGCGCGGGATAACGACAAGAGCGGGTCGACGGCTGTTGGCGCGATGTTGTCGCCGAAAAGTATTTTCTTTGCAAATTGTGGGGATTCTCGCGCCGTCTTAAGTCGCGCCGGTGGAGTGTGCTTCTCAACAGAGGATCATAAACCGAGCAAGCAGAATGAGAAGAATCGTATCGAGAAGGCTGGTGGAACTGTCATGATCCAGCGAGTCAATGGATCGTTGGCCGTATCGAGGGCCCTAGGAGACTTTGAATATAAAAATAACGTAGGAATGGGCTCGACGGAGCAACTTGTGTCCCCCGAGCCGGATGTGAAGGCGATACAGCGGAGTAGGGATGATGAATTTATTGTGCTAGCTTGCGACGGGATCTGGGATGTGATGAGCAACGAGGAAGTCTGTAACTTTGTGCGGTCACGTCTTGAACTGACGGATAACCTGAAGGAAGTCTGCAACATGGTGGTGGACACGTGTCTATGCAAG GGAAGCCGCGATAACATGAGCATCATTATCATCACATTTGAGAATGCGCCTAAGATTAGCGAGGACGCCATGGCCAAGGAAGCGGAGTTAGACAAAACCCTGGAAGCTAAAACCAAAG AGATAATGGATAGTTTTGGTGAGCGAGTGGGCATTGATCTGGTCATGCATGTAATGACAACCACTGAGATTGAAGGTTTACCACCCGGTGGAGGAATACAAGCAAA GAAATCTACCATTGAATCCATCGTCAACAGATTAAATTCAGATCAGAAACAAGATGAG AGATGCGGCTAG
- the LOC117293503 gene encoding alpha-ketoglutarate-dependent dioxygenase alkB homolog 6-like — protein MCDNIEDFKVKEAPSAAYYIPNFISREEEKYLIDQVNSAPKPKWKQLSNRRLQNWGGQPHPKGMIAEKLPKWLDVYTRKVADLGVFGDLVPNHVLVNEYQPGQGIMPHEDGPLFHPVVTTISLGSHTLLDFYQHRRDSTQEPSAHQSTQDGDSSSETPVQHHVSSLLLQPRSLLVLKDDMYTSYLHGITETTSDLITDKVVNVDRMDHSIGDTLDRSCRISLTIRHVPKTLKMNLFGKR, from the exons ATGTGTGATAACATTGAAGATTTCAAAGTGAAGGAG GCTCCTAGTGCAGCTTACTACATTCCAAACTTCATCAGCAGAGAGGAGGAGAAATACTTAATAGACCAG GTAAATTCAGCCCCCAAACCTAAATGGAAACAACTGTCAAATCGAAGGCTGCAGAACTGGGGAGGCCAACCTCACCCAAAAGGAATGATAGCAGAGAAACTTCCAAAG tggcTTGATGTATATACTCGGAAGGTTGCTGATCTTGGTGTGTTCGGTGATCTAGTTCCTAACCATGTCTTAGTTAATGAATACCAGCCAGGACAAGGTATAATG CCTCATGAGGATGGCCCATTGTTCCATCCGGTAGTCACTACAATCAGTCTCGGTTCTCATACATTACTGGACTTTTATCAACATCGACGAGACTCCACTCAAGAACCTTCAGCTCATCAATCTACTCAG GATGGCGATTCCTCATCTGAGACACCAGTCCAACATCATGTCTCATCTTTGCTCCTTCAACCTCGTAGTCTTCTGGTTCTTAAGGATGACATGTATACATCTTATCTCCATGGTATCACGGAGACAACCAGTGATCTTATCACAGACAAAGTAGTCAATGTTGACAGGATGGACCATAGCATCGGTGACACACTAGACAGGTCATGTCGCATTTCACTGACCATTAGACATGTTCCCAAAACTCTAAAAATGAACTTGTTTGGCAAGAGATGA
- the LOC117290526 gene encoding protein phosphatase 1B-like isoform X1, which yields MGAFLDKPKMEKENEVGCGNGLRFALCSMQGWRVEMEDAHTAVIGLPFGLKDWSFFAVYDGHAGSKVAKYCAKNLLEEVTSNKDFKGNEKPGPNFQPTDESVKTGLRTGFLSIDKKMRDILARDNDKSGSTAVGAMLSPKSIFFANCGDSRAVLSRAGGVCFSTEDHKPSKQNEKNRIEKAGGTVMIQRVNGSLAVSRALGDFEYKNNVGMGSTEQLVSPEPDVKAIQRSRDDEFIVLACDGIWDVMSNEEVCNFVRSRLELTDNLKEVCNMVVDTCLCKGSRDNMSIIIITFENAPKISEDAMAKEAELDKTLEAKTKEIMDSFGERVGIDLVMHVMTTTEIEGLPPGGGIQAKKSTIESIVNRLNSDQKQDEEASDDAW from the exons ATGGGGGCATTCCTAGACAAGCCCAAGATGGAGAAGGAGAACGAAGTAGGATGCGGAAACGGATTAAGATTTGCTCTGTGTAGCATGCAAGGCTGGCGGGTCGAGATGGAAGACGCACACACAGCCGTCATAGGTTTGCCTTTCGGcctcaaagactggtctttcttCGCCGTCTACGACGGTCATGCGGGTTCTAAAGTTGCTAAGTATTGCGCCAAAAACTTACTGGAGGAGGTTACTTCGAATAAGGACTTCAAAGGGAACGAAAAACCCGGCCCGAACTTTCAACCGACCGACGAGAGTGTGAAAACAGGATTGCGGACTGGCTTTCTCAGTATTGATAAGAAGATGCGCGATATCTTGGCGCGGGATAACGACAAGAGCGGGTCGACGGCTGTTGGCGCGATGTTGTCGCCGAAAAGTATTTTCTTTGCAAATTGTGGGGATTCTCGCGCCGTCTTAAGTCGCGCCGGTGGAGTGTGCTTCTCAACAGAGGATCATAAACCGAGCAAGCAGAATGAGAAGAATCGTATCGAGAAGGCTGGTGGAACTGTCATGATCCAGCGAGTCAATGGATCGTTGGCCGTATCGAGGGCCCTAGGAGACTTTGAATATAAAAATAACGTAGGAATGGGCTCGACGGAGCAACTTGTGTCCCCCGAGCCGGATGTGAAGGCGATACAGCGGAGTAGGGATGATGAATTTATTGTGCTAGCTTGCGACGGGATCTGGGATGTGATGAGCAACGAGGAAGTCTGTAACTTTGTGCGGTCACGTCTTGAACTGACGGATAACCTGAAGGAAGTCTGCAACATGGTGGTGGACACGTGTCTATGCAAG GGAAGCCGCGATAACATGAGCATCATTATCATCACATTTGAGAATGCGCCTAAGATTAGCGAGGACGCCATGGCCAAGGAAGCGGAGTTAGACAAAACCCTGGAAGCTAAAACCAAAG AGATAATGGATAGTTTTGGTGAGCGAGTGGGCATTGATCTGGTCATGCATGTAATGACAACCACTGAGATTGAAGGTTTACCACCCGGTGGAGGAATACAAGCAAA GAAATCTACCATTGAATCCATCGTCAACAGATTAAATTCAGATCAGAAACAAGATGAG GAAGCGTCGGACGATGCCTGGTAA